In the Piscinibacter sp. XHJ-5 genome, one interval contains:
- the tssF gene encoding type VI secretion system baseplate subunit TssF — protein sequence MDPRLLRLYSDELSHLREMGAEFAREFPKIASRLGMEGMEVTDPYVERLLEGFAFLAARVQLKLEAEQPRLIAHLLEATYPNFLAPLPSMLIARLGIDPADPNLVRGYAVPRGSALMSQLPRGQDTHCEFRTAHEVTLWPVELTGVQYFSHATDLSPARWPQLRTARGGLRIRLRSGGGVLFNQLSMDRLAFYLSAPDDVALRLHELLLGAAAGTLVRGDAGREPAAAQWRGADSVRPLGFGADEALLPDSLRAFSGYRLLQEMAAMPQRLLFFEIGELAERIGGVAGDELELIVLLQRGDPALEALVDAASLSLFCTPAINLFPKRLDRIQLGPGEWEHHAVPDRTRPMDYEVHSIASVTGFGAGRVAQQEFLPMYATHHDEPASASEQTHGFYTVRREPRMLSPRQKQQGSRSSYVGEEVFLSLVDPRHAPYREDLRQLAVSAWVSNRDLPALLPQGTDGEAPRWRLESPGPVLRVDALRGPTRPVSRRPVGELGWSLVSHLTLNHLSLAGETPEQAASALRTMLRLYAPPEDAAWSRQVDGVRTMQVRSVVRRLPFAGPIGFGTGVEIVLELDDLAYQGSSAFLFASVLERFFARHAAINSFTQLTLRTLQRGEVMRWPPRIGLRETA from the coding sequence ATGGACCCCCGCCTGCTGCGCCTGTACAGCGACGAGCTGAGCCACCTGCGCGAGATGGGCGCGGAGTTCGCGCGCGAGTTCCCCAAGATCGCGTCGCGGCTCGGCATGGAAGGCATGGAGGTCACCGACCCGTATGTCGAGCGCCTGCTGGAGGGATTCGCCTTCCTCGCCGCCCGCGTGCAGCTCAAGCTCGAAGCGGAGCAGCCGCGACTGATCGCCCATCTGCTCGAAGCGACCTACCCGAATTTCCTGGCGCCCCTGCCGTCGATGCTGATCGCGCGCCTGGGCATCGATCCGGCCGATCCGAACCTCGTGCGCGGCTATGCCGTGCCGCGTGGCAGCGCGCTGATGTCGCAGCTGCCACGAGGCCAGGACACGCACTGCGAATTCCGCACTGCGCACGAGGTGACGCTGTGGCCAGTCGAGCTCACCGGCGTGCAGTACTTCAGCCATGCGACCGACCTGTCGCCCGCGCGCTGGCCTCAGCTGCGCACGGCCCGCGGCGGTCTGCGCATCCGCCTGCGCAGCGGCGGCGGCGTGCTCTTCAACCAGCTTTCGATGGACCGCCTGGCGTTCTATCTCAGCGCACCGGACGACGTGGCCCTGCGCCTGCACGAGCTGCTGCTCGGCGCGGCCGCCGGCACGCTGGTGCGCGGCGATGCGGGCCGCGAGCCCGCCGCGGCGCAGTGGCGCGGCGCCGACAGCGTGCGGCCCCTGGGGTTCGGCGCCGACGAGGCGCTGTTGCCGGATTCGCTGCGTGCCTTCTCCGGCTACCGGTTGCTGCAGGAGATGGCCGCGATGCCGCAGCGGCTGCTGTTCTTCGAGATCGGGGAGCTGGCCGAGCGCATCGGCGGCGTGGCCGGCGACGAGCTGGAGCTGATCGTGCTGCTGCAGCGCGGCGATCCCGCGCTGGAAGCGCTGGTCGATGCCGCCAGCCTGTCGCTGTTCTGCACGCCGGCGATCAATCTGTTTCCCAAGCGTCTCGACCGCATCCAGCTCGGACCGGGCGAGTGGGAGCACCATGCCGTGCCCGATCGCACGCGGCCGATGGACTACGAGGTGCACAGCATTGCGTCGGTGACCGGCTTCGGCGCCGGCCGCGTCGCCCAGCAGGAGTTCCTGCCGATGTATGCGACGCACCACGACGAGCCGGCGTCGGCCAGCGAGCAGACGCACGGCTTCTACACGGTGCGCCGCGAGCCTCGCATGCTGTCGCCGCGCCAGAAGCAGCAGGGCTCGCGCTCGTCGTACGTCGGCGAGGAGGTGTTCCTCTCGCTGGTCGATCCGCGCCACGCGCCGTACCGCGAGGACCTGCGACAGCTCGCGGTGTCGGCCTGGGTCAGCAACCGCGACCTGCCGGCGCTGCTGCCGCAGGGGACGGACGGCGAGGCGCCGCGCTGGCGGCTCGAGTCCCCCGGTCCGGTGCTGCGCGTGGACGCGCTGCGCGGCCCGACGCGCCCGGTCAGCCGGCGGCCGGTCGGCGAGCTGGGCTGGAGCCTGGTGAGCCACCTGACGCTGAATCACCTGTCCCTGGCCGGCGAAACCCCGGAGCAGGCGGCCTCGGCGCTGCGCACCATGCTGAGGCTGTATGCCCCGCCCGAAGACGCGGCCTGGTCGCGGCAGGTCGACGGCGTGCGCACCATGCAGGTCCGCTCGGTGGTGCGGCGGTTGCCGTTCGCGGGGCCCATCGGCTTCGGCACCGGCGTGGAGATCGTGCTCGAGCTCGACGACCTTGCCTACCAGGGCAGCAGCGCCTTCCTCTTCGCGAGCGTGCTGGAGCGCTTCTTCGCGCGCCACGCGGCCATCAACAGCTTCACCCAGCTCACGCTGCGCACGCTGCAGCGCGGCGAGGTGATGCGCTGGCCGCCGCGCATCGGCTTGCGGGAGACCGCATGA
- the tssE gene encoding type VI secretion system baseplate subunit TssE — translation MAAVDIRNRLQPALLDRLTDDDPQAREETDEHRVMSKAQLRQAVLRDLSGLFNAVAPLGAQADGYPRVADSVLNFGLPPLSGQLASRLDIHDLETAIRRAILRYEPRILADTLEVRAVEARNVLDAHNVIEFEIRGHLWSQPLPLEILLRTQLDLEAGQVQVRDAAGMVPSKVR, via the coding sequence ATGGCGGCTGTCGACATCCGCAATCGCCTCCAGCCCGCCCTGCTGGACCGCCTGACCGACGACGACCCGCAGGCGCGCGAGGAGACCGACGAGCACCGCGTGATGTCCAAGGCGCAGCTGCGCCAGGCGGTGTTGCGCGACCTGAGCGGGCTGTTCAATGCGGTGGCGCCGCTGGGTGCGCAGGCCGACGGCTACCCGCGCGTGGCCGACAGCGTGCTCAACTTCGGCCTGCCGCCGCTGTCCGGGCAGCTTGCCTCCAGGCTCGACATCCACGACCTGGAGACGGCGATCCGGCGCGCCATCCTGCGATACGAGCCGCGCATCCTGGCCGACACGCTCGAGGTGCGAGCGGTGGAGGCGCGCAATGTGCTCGATGCGCACAACGTCATCGAGTTCGAGATCCGTGGCCATCTGTGGTCGCAGCCGCTGCCGCTGGAGATCCTGCTGCGCACCCAGCTCGACCTCGAGGCGGGACAGGTCCAGGTGCGCGATGCGGCCGGCATGGTGCCGTCCAAGGTTCGCTGA
- a CDS encoding type VI secretion system accessory protein TagJ, whose protein sequence is MNTAQDLIAAGDPQGALDLLQRQVRERAGDVKLRVFLFQLLCVLGRWERASGQLQLCGEMDASTLPMVNTYRDALQCELVREAVFAGKTTPMVFGQPQAWVAHLVEALQADARGDAALAQRLRADAFDAAPATSGSLGGIAFDWIADADSRLGPVLESVINGRYSWVPFSALAKVAIEEPVDLRDLVWAPAHLDFVNGGEAVALIPARYAGSGAESDGALQLARKTEWQSIGADQYRGLGQRVLTTSASELGLLEVRDIVLQPSALADVIH, encoded by the coding sequence ATGAACACGGCACAGGACCTGATCGCCGCCGGCGACCCGCAAGGCGCGCTGGATCTGCTGCAACGGCAGGTGCGCGAGCGCGCCGGCGATGTCAAGCTGCGCGTGTTCCTCTTCCAGCTGCTGTGCGTGCTGGGACGGTGGGAGCGTGCGTCCGGCCAGCTGCAGCTTTGCGGCGAGATGGACGCATCGACCCTGCCGATGGTCAACACCTATCGCGATGCCCTGCAGTGCGAGCTGGTGCGCGAAGCGGTGTTCGCCGGCAAGACCACGCCCATGGTGTTCGGGCAGCCGCAGGCCTGGGTCGCGCACCTCGTGGAGGCGCTGCAGGCGGACGCTCGCGGCGATGCCGCGCTGGCGCAACGCCTGCGCGCCGATGCCTTCGATGCGGCGCCCGCCACCTCGGGCAGCCTCGGCGGCATCGCCTTCGACTGGATCGCCGATGCCGACTCGCGCCTCGGTCCGGTGCTCGAATCGGTGATCAACGGACGCTACAGCTGGGTGCCGTTCTCTGCGCTCGCCAAGGTCGCCATCGAGGAGCCGGTGGACCTGCGTGACCTCGTCTGGGCGCCTGCCCACCTGGACTTCGTCAACGGCGGCGAAGCCGTCGCGCTGATCCCGGCGCGCTACGCCGGCTCGGGTGCCGAATCCGACGGCGCGCTGCAGCTCGCGCGCAAGACCGAATGGCAGTCCATCGGCGCCGATCAGTATCGCGGTCTCGGCCAGCGCGTGCTGACGACCAGCGCGTCCGAGCTCGGGCTGCTGGAAGTCCGCGACATCGTCCTGCAGCCGTCTGCGCTTGCCGACGTCATCCACTAG
- a CDS encoding type VI secretion system tube protein Hcp — protein MNQRANMLPAVQDAASDVFLHVDSRGGPILGEATTEGHVDDIQLRTWSWGVSAGSAIGSGAQTARRSYRHLVVEKGIDRASTSLYGALVNNMDLREVVLTMRKAGGVALDYFRMTLGNARVVDVDLVLDAAGRPNERVTFSFTRINVAYTPQQGSGGGGGATEFEDEVLR, from the coding sequence ATGAACCAGCGAGCGAACATGCTGCCGGCGGTGCAGGACGCGGCCTCCGATGTCTTTCTGCACGTCGACAGCCGCGGCGGTCCCATCCTGGGCGAGGCGACCACCGAAGGCCATGTCGACGACATCCAGCTGCGCACCTGGAGCTGGGGCGTGAGCGCCGGCTCGGCCATCGGCTCCGGCGCGCAGACGGCGCGCCGCTCGTACCGGCACCTCGTGGTCGAGAAGGGCATCGATCGCGCGTCGACCTCGCTGTACGGCGCGCTCGTCAACAACATGGACCTGCGCGAGGTCGTGCTGACGATGCGCAAGGCCGGAGGCGTTGCGCTCGACTACTTTCGCATGACGCTGGGCAACGCCCGCGTGGTGGACGTCGACCTGGTGCTCGACGCGGCCGGGCGGCCGAACGAGCGGGTGACGTTCTCGTTCACCCGCATCAACGTGGCGTACACGCCGCAGCAGGGCTCGGGCGGCGGCGGCGGCGCGACGGAGTTCGAGGACGAAGTCCTGCGATGA
- a CDS encoding type VI secretion system tube protein Hcp, giving the protein MATVDNFLKIDGVEGESTDDTHKGEIEVLSWTIGGSNAGSFDSNSGGGTGKVALRDFSFTAYTSKASPLLFKNCCSGEHMKKATLVCRKAGGGQQEFLTIELSPVLVSSIASSGQTGGDVKPMESVTLAFGKIEYKYKEQKPDGSLGGEIIASHDVTTNKTA; this is encoded by the coding sequence ATGGCTACCGTAGACAATTTCCTGAAGATCGACGGCGTCGAAGGCGAATCGACCGACGACACGCACAAGGGCGAGATCGAGGTGCTGAGCTGGACCATCGGCGGCAGCAACGCGGGGTCCTTCGACAGCAACAGCGGCGGCGGCACCGGCAAGGTCGCCTTGAGGGATTTCAGCTTCACCGCCTACACCTCCAAGGCATCGCCGCTGCTGTTCAAGAACTGCTGCAGCGGCGAGCACATGAAGAAGGCGACCCTGGTGTGCCGCAAGGCCGGCGGGGGACAGCAGGAGTTCCTGACCATCGAGCTGAGCCCGGTGCTCGTGAGCTCGATCGCCTCGAGCGGCCAGACCGGCGGCGACGTCAAGCCGATGGAAAGCGTCACGCTCGCCTTCGGAAAGATCGAATACAAGTACAAGGAGCAGAAGCCGGACGGCTCGCTGGGCGGCGAGATCATCGCCAGCCACGACGTCACGACCAACAAGACGGCCTGA
- the tssC gene encoding type VI secretion system contractile sheath large subunit, translating to MAEETVTQATPLQGIEYQGSEFAALLNKEFKPKSEEARSAVEQAVLTLAQQALSRTNLISSDVIMSIQALIAELDKRLSAQVNAILHHADFQQLESAWRGLHYLVNNTETDEMLKIRVMNISKLDLGKTLKRYKGTAWDQSPLFKKVYEEEYGQFGGEPFGCMVGDYYFDHSPPDVELLGEMSKVAAAAHAPFISAAGPALMQMSSWQELANPRDLTKIFTTPEYAAWRSLRSSPDAQYVGLAMPRFLSRLPYGAKTSPVEEFDFEEETAGGEHGAYTWANAAYAMAVNINRSFKLYGWCTRIRGVESGGSVEGLPTHTFPTDEGGVAMKCPTEIAISDRREAELAKNGFMPLLHRKNSDFAAFIGAQSLQKPDEYDDPDATANANLAARLPYLFACCRFAHYLKCIVRDKVGSFKEKEDMSRWLNKWIMNYVDGSPATSSEEVKARKPLAAAEVTVAEIPGNPGYYSSNFYLRPHYQLEGLTVSLRLVSKLPSQKAA from the coding sequence ATGGCTGAAGAAACCGTCACCCAAGCGACGCCGCTGCAAGGCATCGAGTACCAGGGCAGCGAGTTCGCCGCTCTGCTGAACAAGGAATTCAAACCCAAGTCGGAAGAAGCCCGCTCGGCCGTCGAGCAGGCGGTCCTCACGCTGGCGCAGCAGGCGCTGTCGCGCACCAACCTCATCAGCAGCGACGTGATCATGTCGATCCAGGCGCTGATCGCCGAGCTCGACAAGCGGCTGTCGGCGCAGGTCAACGCGATCCTGCATCACGCCGACTTCCAGCAGCTCGAAAGCGCCTGGCGCGGACTGCACTACCTCGTCAACAACACCGAAACCGACGAGATGCTGAAGATCCGCGTGATGAACATCTCCAAGCTCGACCTCGGCAAGACGCTCAAGCGCTACAAGGGCACCGCCTGGGACCAGAGCCCGCTGTTCAAGAAGGTCTACGAGGAGGAGTACGGGCAGTTCGGCGGCGAGCCGTTCGGCTGCATGGTCGGCGACTACTACTTCGACCACAGCCCGCCGGACGTCGAGCTGCTCGGCGAGATGAGCAAGGTGGCCGCCGCCGCGCATGCGCCGTTCATCTCGGCCGCCGGCCCCGCGCTGATGCAGATGAGCTCGTGGCAGGAACTCGCCAATCCGCGCGACCTGACGAAGATCTTCACGACGCCCGAATACGCGGCCTGGCGCTCGCTGCGCTCGTCGCCCGACGCGCAGTACGTGGGCCTGGCGATGCCGCGCTTCCTGTCGCGGCTGCCCTACGGCGCCAAGACCAGCCCCGTCGAGGAGTTCGACTTCGAGGAGGAGACCGCCGGCGGCGAGCACGGCGCCTACACCTGGGCCAATGCGGCCTATGCGATGGCGGTCAACATCAACCGCTCGTTCAAGCTCTACGGCTGGTGCACGCGCATCCGCGGCGTCGAGTCCGGCGGCTCGGTGGAAGGATTGCCCACGCACACCTTCCCGACCGACGAGGGCGGCGTGGCCATGAAGTGCCCGACCGAGATCGCGATCAGCGACCGCCGCGAGGCCGAGCTCGCGAAGAACGGCTTCATGCCGCTGCTGCACCGCAAGAACTCGGATTTCGCCGCCTTCATCGGCGCCCAGTCGCTGCAGAAGCCCGACGAGTACGACGATCCGGACGCCACGGCCAACGCCAACCTGGCCGCGCGGCTGCCGTACCTGTTCGCCTGCTGCCGCTTCGCGCACTACCTGAAATGCATCGTGCGCGACAAGGTCGGCTCCTTCAAGGAGAAGGAGGACATGTCGCGCTGGCTCAACAAATGGATCATGAACTACGTCGACGGCTCGCCCGCCACCTCCTCGGAAGAGGTCAAGGCGCGCAAGCCGCTGGCGGCGGCGGAAGTCACCGTGGCCGAGATCCCCGGCAACCCCGGCTACTACTCGTCGAATTTCTACCTGCGGCCGCACTACCAGCTCGAAGGGCTGACGGTGTCGCTGCGGCTGGTGTCCAAGCTGCCGTCGCAGAAGGCCGCCTGA